From Rhizobium sp. NZLR1, a single genomic window includes:
- a CDS encoding PRC-barrel domain-containing protein, giving the protein MTRKLLTTVAAGALFATAFAPAAFSQAAPQPADPAAPTQAAPADPTAPKPPITPDVTKPAGDAAQAPAAAPTADTAQAGYITEQAPDQVSANTYIGQSVYNGKNESIGSVNDLILKKDGGFVAAIIGVGGFLGIGEKNVAVPMEKITVAQNTQDGSVKLTTSETAESLKAAPEFKTLAMQSAEKAPAATGTDTTATGSTTAK; this is encoded by the coding sequence ATGACACGCAAACTCTTGACGACCGTTGCCGCTGGCGCACTGTTTGCCACGGCTTTCGCACCGGCGGCATTCTCGCAGGCGGCCCCGCAACCGGCGGATCCAGCCGCTCCGACGCAGGCAGCGCCTGCCGATCCGACAGCCCCGAAGCCGCCGATCACCCCTGATGTCACCAAGCCCGCAGGCGATGCCGCACAGGCTCCTGCCGCAGCACCGACGGCAGACACGGCTCAGGCCGGTTATATCACGGAGCAGGCTCCGGACCAGGTCAGCGCCAACACCTATATCGGCCAGTCGGTCTATAACGGCAAAAATGAAAGCATCGGCAGCGTCAACGATCTGATCCTCAAGAAGGACGGCGGCTTCGTTGCGGCGATCATCGGCGTCGGCGGCTTCCTCGGCATCGGCGAAAAGAATGTCGCCGTGCCGATGGAAAAAATCACCGTCGCTCAGAACACCCAGGACGGCAGCGTCAAGCTGACGACTAGCGAAACGGCTGAATCGCTGAAGGCCGCACCTGAGTTCAAGACGCTGGCCATGCAGTCAGCTGAAAAGGCCCCGGCGGCGACCGGTACCGATACCACGGCCACCGGCTCGACGACCGCCAAGTGA
- a CDS encoding SMP-30/gluconolactonase/LRE family protein yields the protein MTDIYEFEGKTLCNTNSVLGEGPTYDPDSNTVWWFNILGKELHELNLSTSAKKVHPLPAMASVLARIDAGRQLIATEEGLFVRDVASGGLTFYAALENDRPENRSNDGRTHPSGALWIGTMSKRAENQAGAIYHVASGKVTKIFNGISIPNSICFSPDGTIGYYTDSRLNRLMRVMVDPQTGLPSGEPIVLVDSANEPGDIDGSVVDADGYIWNSRWGAGVVDRYNPDGLRISRYKVPAVQPSCPAFIGVNADRLAVTTAWEGLDEDARSAQPSAGALLELGIDVKGVFDPVYVI from the coding sequence ATGACCGATATCTACGAGTTCGAGGGCAAGACCCTTTGCAACACCAATTCCGTTCTCGGCGAAGGCCCGACCTATGATCCGGACAGCAATACCGTCTGGTGGTTCAACATCCTCGGCAAGGAACTGCACGAGCTCAATCTTTCGACGAGCGCGAAAAAGGTGCATCCGCTGCCTGCCATGGCCAGCGTGCTTGCCCGTATCGACGCCGGACGGCAGCTGATCGCGACCGAAGAAGGGCTTTTCGTCCGCGATGTGGCCAGCGGCGGCCTCACCTTCTACGCTGCGCTCGAAAACGACAGGCCGGAAAACCGTTCGAACGACGGCCGCACCCATCCCTCCGGTGCGCTCTGGATCGGCACGATGAGCAAGCGGGCGGAAAACCAGGCCGGCGCCATCTATCATGTCGCTAGCGGCAAGGTGACGAAGATCTTCAACGGCATCAGCATCCCGAATTCGATCTGCTTCTCGCCTGACGGCACGATCGGCTATTATACGGATTCGCGCCTCAACCGGCTGATGCGCGTCATGGTCGATCCGCAGACCGGCCTGCCCTCGGGCGAACCGATCGTACTGGTCGACAGCGCCAACGAGCCCGGCGATATCGACGGCTCGGTGGTCGATGCCGACGGGTATATCTGGAATTCGCGCTGGGGCGCCGGCGTCGTCGACCGTTACAATCCCGATGGCCTGCGCATCTCGCGCTACAAGGTTCCCGCCGTCCAGCCCTCTTGCCCTGCCTTCATCGGCGTCAACGCCGATCGGCTGGCGGTAACGACCGCCTGGGAGGGGCTGGACGAGGATGCCCGTTCTGCGCAGCCCAGCGCCGGCGCGCTGCTGGAACTCGGCATCGACGTCAAAGGCGTGTTCGATCCGGTCTATGTGATCTGA
- a CDS encoding 2-dehydro-3-deoxy-6-phosphogalactonate aldolase: MNRIPFPDMKRPLIAILRGIRPDEIESIVGALIDNGLTAIEIPLNSPEPFKSIEIAAKMAPAEVLIGAGTVLTVEAVDSLYAAGGKLLVTPNVEPEVIIRARDYGMVTMPGVFTPTEALAAARAGATGLKFFPASVLGPSGITAIRAILPPELVIAAVGGVSDKNFGDYTKAGIFSFGLGTSLYKPGMTAAEVAERAKATIYAYDAAIGA, translated from the coding sequence ATGAACCGTATCCCCTTCCCCGACATGAAGCGCCCGCTGATCGCCATCCTTCGCGGCATCCGGCCTGACGAGATCGAGAGCATCGTCGGCGCCTTGATCGATAATGGCTTGACGGCGATCGAGATCCCGCTCAACTCGCCGGAGCCGTTCAAATCCATCGAGATCGCCGCGAAGATGGCGCCGGCCGAGGTGCTGATCGGCGCCGGCACGGTGCTGACGGTCGAGGCGGTCGACAGCCTGTATGCCGCCGGCGGTAAGCTGCTGGTCACACCGAATGTCGAGCCCGAGGTGATCATCCGGGCCCGCGACTACGGCATGGTGACGATGCCGGGTGTGTTTACGCCGACCGAGGCGCTGGCCGCCGCGCGCGCCGGCGCCACCGGTCTCAAATTCTTTCCGGCCAGCGTGCTCGGTCCATCCGGCATCACGGCGATCCGGGCCATCCTGCCGCCGGAACTGGTGATTGCCGCCGTCGGCGGCGTATCGGACAAGAATTTCGGCGATTACACCAAGGCTGGCATCTTCTCCTTCGGCCTCGGCACCAGCCTCTACAAGCCGGGAATGACCGCGGCAGAGGTTGCCGAGCGCGCCAAGGCGACCATTTACGCCTATGATGCAGCCATTGGAGCGTGA
- a CDS encoding 2-dehydro-3-deoxygalactonokinase has translation MANPAYVAVDWGTSSFRLWLIARDGSILAERRSGEGMTSAVKTGFSAVLSGHLTAVEAPENLPVIVCGMAGARQGWVEAGYIDVPAPLTSILTAAVSVPGESRDVRILPGLAQRDKATPDVMRGEETQLLGALDTASSGAQAVCMPGTHSKWVHVRDSKVTGFSTFMTGELFDVISKHTILSHAVAGAGEQPADTAAFEAAVSAAFQRPALASNLLFTARSGQLLHGISAAAAQARLSGTLIGLEIAGALQDAANSDITLVASGRLQALYEQAFRTLSLTFTAIDADAAVRRGLSAAAETIWPN, from the coding sequence ATGGCAAATCCCGCTTATGTCGCGGTGGACTGGGGCACCAGCAGTTTCCGGCTCTGGCTGATCGCCAGGGACGGCAGCATCCTTGCCGAGCGCCGAAGCGGCGAAGGCATGACGAGCGCTGTAAAAACCGGCTTTTCAGCCGTGCTATCAGGCCATCTCACCGCCGTCGAGGCGCCGGAAAACCTGCCGGTGATCGTCTGCGGCATGGCCGGCGCCCGGCAGGGCTGGGTCGAGGCCGGTTATATCGACGTGCCGGCCCCGCTCACCTCGATCCTGACCGCGGCAGTCTCCGTGCCTGGCGAAAGCCGCGACGTCCGCATCCTGCCGGGCCTTGCCCAGCGGGATAAGGCGACGCCCGACGTCATGCGCGGCGAGGAAACCCAGCTTCTCGGCGCACTCGATACCGCAAGCTCGGGCGCGCAGGCGGTCTGCATGCCCGGCACCCATTCGAAATGGGTGCATGTCAGGGATAGCAAGGTCACCGGCTTTTCGACCTTCATGACCGGCGAGCTGTTCGACGTCATCAGCAAACACACGATCCTTTCGCATGCGGTTGCCGGTGCGGGAGAGCAGCCGGCGGACACGGCGGCCTTCGAGGCGGCGGTATCGGCGGCCTTCCAGCGTCCAGCACTTGCCTCCAACCTGCTGTTTACCGCCCGCTCGGGCCAGCTTCTGCACGGCATATCTGCCGCTGCCGCGCAAGCCCGGCTTTCCGGCACGCTGATCGGTCTCGAAATCGCCGGCGCGCTGCAGGATGCCGCCAACTCAGACATCACCCTCGTCGCTTCCGGACGCCTGCAGGCGCTCTACGAACAGGCGTTCAGAACACTCTCCCTTACCTTCACCGCCATCGATGCGGACGCCGCCGTGCGCCGCGGGCTTTCGGCCGCTGCCGAAACCATCTGGCCGAATTGA
- a CDS encoding SDR family oxidoreductase, whose product MMPAAQFPEFKERAVLVTGGGSGIGAAIVEGFARQGAKVAFIDIAEAAGRELAERLSRETTHPVSFYHADLRDIEAIRRTVDTVVASSGPIRVLVNNAAWDDRHDFDAVTEAYWDNNQAVNLRHVFFASQAVAPSMRAAGGGAIINMSSIAFKLNMGGFPSYAAAKAAVVGLTKSMAGRLGPENIRVNCILPGMVVTERQMQLWLTEESIARSVEQQCLKIPLQADAIVGPCLFLASDCAAGMTAQSLIVDGGVL is encoded by the coding sequence ATGATGCCAGCAGCACAATTTCCCGAGTTCAAAGAACGAGCCGTGCTGGTGACCGGCGGCGGATCGGGCATAGGTGCTGCGATCGTCGAAGGTTTCGCCCGCCAAGGCGCCAAGGTCGCGTTCATCGACATCGCCGAGGCGGCAGGCCGCGAGCTCGCCGAACGGCTATCGCGGGAGACGACCCATCCGGTCTCCTTCTACCATGCCGACCTGCGCGACATCGAGGCGATCCGGCGCACGGTCGACACCGTCGTCGCAAGTTCAGGGCCGATCCGGGTGCTGGTCAACAATGCCGCGTGGGACGACCGTCATGATTTCGACGCGGTAACCGAGGCCTATTGGGACAACAACCAGGCGGTCAACTTGCGGCATGTATTCTTCGCCTCGCAGGCGGTGGCGCCGTCGATGCGGGCGGCCGGCGGTGGGGCGATCATCAATATGTCGTCGATCGCCTTCAAACTGAACATGGGCGGCTTTCCCTCCTACGCGGCGGCGAAGGCTGCGGTCGTCGGGCTGACAAAGAGCATGGCGGGCAGGCTCGGGCCGGAGAACATCCGGGTCAACTGCATCCTGCCCGGCATGGTCGTCACCGAACGGCAGATGCAGCTCTGGCTGACGGAGGAGAGCATTGCGCGCTCCGTCGAGCAGCAGTGCCTGAAAATACCCCTCCAGGCCGACGCGATCGTCGGCCCCTGCCTGTTTCTTGCATCCGACTGTGCTGCGGGAATGACCGCCCAGTCCCTGATTGTCGATGGAGGCGTTCTGTAA
- a CDS encoding IclR family transcriptional regulator: MNSNGESAARARETGTLGKLMVLLDLVTHADAPLRFTDILALAGQPRGTLHRQLSHLLEEGLLELDGDGRYAPGLRLLDFAARSWARNEFRLIAEPHLSDLQQATGETVHLGVLRGQSIIYLDKVDGRQPVRMYSQIGNASPCYCTGVGKAALSLLPAESLVDLLTGLSFTSFTASTHVSAETLLAEIREIADQGYAFDREEHEAGIRCVAAPVWSQDRTFVGGISITGPAYRLSMELLRQWAVPVQLAAGRIMEDMRIRLGPRR; the protein is encoded by the coding sequence ATGAATTCAAACGGCGAGAGCGCAGCACGGGCACGCGAGACCGGCACGCTCGGCAAACTGATGGTTCTGCTCGATCTCGTCACCCATGCGGATGCGCCGCTGCGTTTCACCGATATCCTGGCCCTTGCCGGCCAGCCGCGCGGCACATTGCATCGCCAACTGAGCCATCTGCTGGAGGAAGGCCTGCTTGAACTTGATGGCGACGGCCGTTATGCGCCCGGCCTGCGCCTGCTCGACTTCGCCGCGCGCAGCTGGGCGCGCAACGAATTCCGGCTGATTGCCGAGCCGCACCTTTCCGATCTGCAGCAGGCGACCGGTGAGACGGTGCATCTCGGTGTCCTCAGGGGTCAGTCGATCATCTATCTCGATAAGGTCGACGGCCGTCAGCCGGTGCGCATGTATTCGCAGATCGGCAATGCCTCGCCCTGCTACTGCACCGGTGTCGGCAAGGCCGCGCTTTCGCTGCTTCCGGCCGAAAGCCTCGTCGATCTCCTCACCGGCCTGAGCTTCACCAGCTTTACCGCCTCGACCCATGTCTCAGCCGAAACGCTGCTGGCCGAAATCCGCGAGATTGCCGACCAGGGCTATGCTTTCGACCGCGAGGAGCATGAAGCCGGCATCCGCTGCGTTGCCGCACCCGTCTGGTCGCAGGACCGAACCTTTGTCGGCGGCATTTCGATCACCGGCCCGGCCTACCGCTTGTCGATGGAACTTCTGCGTCAATGGGCCGTTCCGGTTCAGTTGGCGGCTGGGAGGATCATGGAAGACATGCGCATCCGGCTCGGCCCCCGCCGCTAG
- a CDS encoding LuxR family transcriptional regulator: MAPLSQTSPEDDDYINEIAGLKTQFDIFRFLKRVTEAYRSRAFMVLNLPPITSLDIQGSTVITSWPAEFLALYDQEGLLVNSPVLRRLRTSARPFSYDMSRQNWSRDDGKSGLVTTLFERFRMMRGAYFPTHEPSGLRGAISFTGDREPFSPAEMRELCYISIHVYDRLAEIRNLDTRMTDTLTDREIDCLNWTAAGKTSAEIAEILTLSEHTVNHYLNRATKKLDTVNRTQAVAKALRIGLIK, from the coding sequence ATGGCACCCTTGTCGCAAACATCCCCGGAAGACGACGACTACATCAACGAAATAGCCGGCCTGAAGACCCAGTTTGATATTTTCCGGTTCCTGAAACGCGTGACCGAAGCCTATCGCAGCCGCGCCTTCATGGTTCTCAATCTGCCGCCGATCACATCCCTGGATATCCAGGGCAGCACCGTCATCACCAGCTGGCCGGCCGAGTTTCTGGCCCTTTACGACCAGGAGGGCCTGTTGGTGAACAGCCCGGTTCTGAGACGCCTCAGAACATCGGCGCGGCCTTTCTCCTACGACATGTCGCGCCAGAACTGGTCGCGGGACGACGGCAAGTCCGGCCTCGTCACCACGCTGTTCGAACGGTTCAGGATGATGCGCGGCGCCTATTTTCCGACGCATGAGCCATCCGGCCTGCGCGGCGCCATCTCTTTCACCGGCGACCGCGAGCCTTTCAGCCCGGCGGAGATGCGTGAACTCTGCTACATCTCTATCCATGTCTACGACAGGCTCGCCGAGATCCGTAACCTCGATACGCGCATGACGGACACGCTGACCGACCGGGAAATCGACTGCCTCAACTGGACGGCGGCGGGCAAGACCAGTGCGGAAATCGCCGAAATCCTCACTCTCTCCGAGCACACAGTCAATCACTACCTCAACCGCGCCACCAAGAAGCTCGACACGGTCAACCGGACCCAGGCGGTTGCCAAGGCGCTGCGCATCGGCCTGATCAAATAA
- a CDS encoding Mrp/NBP35 family ATP-binding protein: MTDVTKEQVLETLKTVRGPDLEHDIVELGMVSDVFISDGKVYFSITVPADRAKELEPMRLAAERVVKAMPGVKGALVTLTADKKAAAAAPAARPVPNPPHGHDHQHDHQHEHRGHAHAPQQPPRAGKIGVPGIGAIIAVASGKGGVGKSTTAVNLALGLLANGLRVGILDADIYGPSMPRLLKISGRPTQIDGRIINPMENYGLKVMSMGFLVDEETAMIWRGPMVQSALLQMLREVAWGELDVLVVDMPPGTGDAQLTMAQQVPLAGAVIVSTPQDLALIDARKGLNMFRKVEVPVLGIVENMSYFIAPDTGTRYDIFGHGGARKEAERIGVPFLGEVPLTMNIRETSDAGTPLVASEPNGVVAGIYRGIATKVWEQVSGQPQRPAPAIVFE; the protein is encoded by the coding sequence ATGACCGACGTCACCAAGGAACAGGTTCTCGAAACGCTGAAGACCGTGCGTGGACCGGATCTCGAGCACGATATCGTCGAGCTCGGCATGGTTTCCGACGTCTTCATCTCCGACGGCAAGGTCTATTTCTCCATCACCGTTCCGGCTGATCGCGCCAAGGAGCTGGAGCCTATGCGGCTCGCCGCTGAGCGCGTCGTCAAAGCAATGCCGGGTGTCAAGGGCGCGCTCGTCACACTGACCGCCGATAAGAAGGCCGCCGCCGCCGCTCCGGCTGCCCGCCCAGTACCGAACCCGCCGCACGGCCATGATCATCAACATGATCACCAACATGAACACCGGGGCCACGCCCATGCCCCGCAACAGCCGCCGCGGGCCGGCAAGATCGGCGTTCCCGGCATCGGCGCCATCATCGCCGTCGCCTCGGGTAAAGGGGGAGTTGGCAAGTCGACCACCGCCGTCAACCTGGCGCTCGGGCTGCTTGCCAATGGCCTCCGTGTCGGCATTCTCGATGCCGATATCTACGGTCCCTCGATGCCGCGGCTCTTAAAAATATCCGGCCGTCCGACGCAGATCGACGGCCGCATCATCAATCCGATGGAGAATTACGGCCTCAAGGTCATGTCGATGGGTTTCCTCGTCGACGAGGAGACGGCCATGATCTGGCGTGGCCCGATGGTCCAGTCGGCACTGCTGCAGATGCTGCGCGAAGTCGCCTGGGGTGAACTCGACGTGCTCGTTGTCGACATGCCGCCCGGCACCGGCGACGCGCAGCTGACCATGGCCCAGCAGGTGCCGCTTGCCGGTGCCGTCATCGTCTCCACGCCGCAGGATCTGGCGTTGATCGATGCCCGCAAGGGCCTCAACATGTTCCGCAAGGTCGAGGTGCCTGTGCTCGGCATCGTCGAAAACATGAGCTATTTCATCGCGCCCGATACCGGCACCCGCTACGACATCTTCGGCCATGGCGGGGCCCGCAAGGAGGCCGAGCGCATCGGCGTGCCCTTCCTCGGCGAAGTGCCGCTGACGATGAACATCCGTGAAACCTCCGACGCCGGCACGCCGCTCGTCGCCTCCGAGCCGAATGGCGTCGTCGCCGGCATCTATCGCGGCATCGCCACCAAGGTCTGGGAACAGGTCAGTGGCCAGCCGCAGCGTCCTGCTCCGGCGATCGTCTTCGAATAA
- a CDS encoding magnesium transporter CorA family protein: MITAYCSNCTSVEIRDLSHATSFPGDVVWIDMIEPTRDEELYVEKVLGIEVPTRDDLKDIEPSARLYVENDAVFMTGSLLWKADTEAPTLTDVAFILAGNRLVTIRYAHPKSFALFIAALHRLPENWRSGAALLAKLLETIVDRTAEILEVSILRLDILSMHVFGDRAKKTRKPSNYLEEKLRDIAGHHRMISKVRDSLGSLSRLLTFFHTIPAIQQDREAKELCRTVSRDIQSLSEHASFVAGNITFLLDASLGLINIEQNSIIKIFSIASVVFLPPTLVASVYGMNFQVMPELAWAAGYPYSLALMVVSAVIPFFFFRWKGWL; encoded by the coding sequence GTGATCACCGCTTACTGTTCCAATTGCACGTCGGTCGAGATCCGCGATCTGTCGCATGCCACATCCTTTCCTGGGGATGTCGTATGGATCGACATGATCGAGCCGACCCGCGACGAGGAACTCTATGTCGAGAAGGTTCTCGGCATTGAGGTTCCGACCCGTGACGACCTCAAGGATATCGAGCCTTCCGCCCGCCTCTATGTCGAAAACGATGCCGTCTTCATGACCGGCTCGCTTCTCTGGAAGGCTGATACCGAGGCCCCGACGCTGACCGATGTCGCCTTCATCCTGGCCGGAAACCGGCTGGTCACCATCCGCTACGCCCATCCAAAATCCTTTGCGCTGTTCATCGCCGCCCTTCACCGGCTGCCGGAAAACTGGCGCAGCGGTGCTGCCCTTCTCGCCAAGCTGTTGGAGACGATCGTCGACCGCACCGCCGAAATCCTCGAGGTTTCGATCTTGCGCCTCGACATCCTGTCGATGCATGTCTTCGGCGACCGGGCGAAGAAAACGCGCAAGCCCTCGAACTACCTCGAGGAGAAGTTGCGGGATATCGCCGGCCATCACCGGATGATCAGCAAGGTGCGCGACAGCCTCGGTTCGCTTTCCCGCCTGCTTACCTTCTTTCACACGATCCCGGCGATCCAGCAGGACCGTGAGGCGAAGGAGCTCTGCCGCACCGTCTCGCGCGATATCCAGTCGCTGTCGGAGCATGCCTCCTTCGTCGCAGGCAACATCACCTTCCTGCTCGACGCGTCGCTCGGTCTGATCAACATCGAGCAGAATTCGATCATCAAGATTTTCTCGATCGCCTCGGTGGTGTTCTTGCCGCCGACATTGGTCGCCTCCGTCTATGGAATGAATTTTCAGGTCATGCCGGAGCTGGCCTGGGCCGCGGGTTATCCCTATTCGCTGGCTCTGATGGTGGTCTCCGCCGTCATCCCCTTTTTCTTTTTTCGCTGGAAAGGCTGGCTCTGA
- a CDS encoding potassium transporter Kup, which produces MSEESHPNESQMTPKKLFYLTLGSVGVVYGDIGTSPLYAFREALKPVAHDGLTRFEVISLISLMIWALTIIVTIKYVLFLLRADNEGEGGTLSLLALLMKTANGHTAILMLLGLMGAALFLGDAMITPALSVLSAVEGLKLVTPRLSEYIVPISVVILALLFVVQSRGTGAVARFFGPITAVWFIVIAAAGISHISDDFGILAAFNPYYAVSFLLHEGFYGVVVLGAVFLTVTGAEALYADLGHFGRRPIQWAWFALVFPSLTLNYLGQGALVLGKPETMSDPFYLMFPQWALLPVVILATAATIIASQAVITGAFSLVRQGINLGFLPRMEILFTSETNTGQIFLPSVNAVLFIGVIFLVLSFKTSDALATAYGISVTGAMVVTSIMAFEFVRARWNWSLPVAVIALAPLVVLELIFLGANLLKIHDGGYIPILIATAFTVVMWTWRRGTAILMEKTRHTDIPLASFVSSIERKSDHSPAQVPGTAIFLTSDPESAPAALLHNLKHNHVLHDRNVILTIRTVNKPRVPSQDRYKVEQISERFSRVELLFGFMESQNVSQALATLRKTGLKFDIMSTSFYLGRRKLVPDAKSGMPYWQDRLYIALANAAANPSDYFRLPANRVVELGSHVII; this is translated from the coding sequence ATGTCTGAAGAGAGCCATCCGAACGAATCCCAGATGACGCCGAAAAAGCTGTTCTATCTGACGCTGGGTTCCGTCGGCGTCGTCTATGGCGATATCGGCACCAGCCCGCTCTATGCCTTTCGCGAGGCGCTGAAGCCCGTGGCCCATGACGGCCTCACCCGCTTCGAGGTCATCAGCCTGATTTCGCTGATGATCTGGGCGCTGACGATCATCGTCACCATCAAATATGTGCTCTTCCTGCTGCGCGCCGACAACGAGGGGGAGGGCGGCACGCTGTCGCTGCTTGCCCTTCTGATGAAGACCGCCAATGGCCATACCGCCATACTGATGCTGCTCGGCCTGATGGGTGCTGCCCTCTTCCTCGGCGATGCGATGATCACGCCGGCGCTTTCGGTGCTTTCGGCCGTCGAAGGCCTGAAGCTCGTCACACCGAGGCTCTCGGAATATATCGTGCCGATCTCGGTGGTGATCCTGGCGCTGCTTTTCGTCGTGCAATCGCGCGGCACCGGTGCCGTCGCCAGGTTCTTCGGCCCGATCACCGCCGTCTGGTTCATCGTCATCGCCGCCGCCGGCATTTCCCATATCTCGGACGATTTCGGCATCCTCGCCGCCTTCAATCCCTATTATGCCGTCAGCTTCCTGCTGCATGAGGGCTTCTACGGTGTCGTCGTGCTTGGCGCCGTCTTCCTGACGGTGACGGGCGCCGAGGCGCTTTATGCCGATCTCGGCCATTTCGGCCGCCGGCCAATTCAATGGGCCTGGTTTGCGCTGGTGTTTCCGTCGCTGACGCTGAACTATCTCGGGCAGGGCGCCCTCGTGCTCGGCAAGCCGGAGACGATGTCCGATCCCTTCTATCTGATGTTTCCGCAATGGGCGCTGCTGCCGGTCGTCATCCTGGCGACCGCCGCGACGATCATTGCCAGCCAGGCCGTCATCACCGGTGCCTTCTCGCTGGTGCGTCAGGGCATTAACCTCGGCTTCCTGCCGCGCATGGAAATCCTCTTCACCTCGGAAACCAATACCGGCCAGATCTTCCTTCCTTCGGTCAATGCCGTGCTGTTCATCGGCGTCATCTTCCTGGTCCTGAGTTTCAAGACGTCGGACGCGCTGGCGACCGCCTATGGCATCTCCGTCACCGGTGCCATGGTCGTCACCTCGATCATGGCCTTCGAATTCGTTCGCGCCCGCTGGAACTGGTCGCTTCCGGTTGCGGTGATCGCGCTCGCGCCGCTGGTCGTGCTCGAATTGATCTTCCTCGGCGCCAACCTTCTGAAGATCCACGACGGCGGCTATATCCCGATCCTGATCGCCACGGCCTTTACCGTCGTCATGTGGACCTGGCGCCGCGGCACCGCGATCCTGATGGAAAAGACCCGCCACACCGATATTCCGCTCGCCTCCTTCGTAAGCTCGATCGAGCGCAAAAGCGACCATTCGCCGGCCCAGGTTCCGGGCACCGCGATCTTCCTGACCAGCGATCCGGAATCGGCCCCCGCCGCCTTGCTGCACAATCTCAAGCACAACCATGTGCTTCACGACCGCAACGTCATCCTGACGATCCGCACCGTCAACAAGCCGCGCGTCCCAAGCCAGGACCGCTACAAGGTCGAGCAGATTTCCGAGCGCTTCTCCCGCGTCGAACTGCTCTTCGGCTTCATGGAATCGCAGAACGTCTCGCAGGCCTTGGCGACGTTGCGCAAGACGGGACTGAAGTTCGATATCATGTCGACCTCCTTCTATCTCGGCCGCCGCAAGCTGGTGCCGGACGCCAAGTCGGGCATGCCTTACTGGCAGGACCGGCTCTACATCGCGCTGGCCAACGCCGCCGCCAACCCCTCCGACTACTTCCGCCTGCCGGCCAACCGCGTGGTGGAACTGGGGTCTCATGTTATAATTTGA
- a CDS encoding IS110 family transposase: MNRVICGVDVSKDWLDASIRPSGTFERFSNDATGIGALADLCRAENVELVVMEASGGYERTAFLLLWEMGIACALANPRHVRRFAEAMGFLEKTDRIDAAMIAHYAETKRLAALPPPKAAQMRLSALMARLSQVTSDLTVQRQRRSAARDHQSVASLNEVIALLVRQSRTLEGEIASMIDDDPLWACLNQAFRSIKGVANRTVARLMAELPEIGRISNKAIAKLAGLAPIANDSGKRSGHRPVRGGRSGPRAILFLVGAIAARHNPHLAAFQQRLQSQGKPKMVIRIALARKLLVILNAKARDARREFEHAT, from the coding sequence GTGAACAGAGTTATATGTGGAGTGGATGTTTCGAAGGACTGGCTGGATGCGTCTATCCGCCCGTCCGGGACGTTTGAGCGTTTCAGCAATGACGCCACCGGCATCGGCGCGCTGGCCGATCTTTGCCGGGCCGAGAATGTCGAGCTCGTCGTCATGGAGGCTTCCGGCGGTTACGAGCGGACGGCCTTCCTGTTGTTGTGGGAGATGGGGATCGCCTGCGCCTTGGCTAATCCGCGCCATGTGCGCCGGTTTGCCGAAGCCATGGGCTTTCTGGAAAAGACCGACCGCATCGATGCGGCGATGATCGCCCATTATGCCGAAACCAAGCGGCTGGCTGCCCTGCCGCCGCCGAAAGCCGCGCAGATGCGGCTGTCGGCGCTGATGGCGCGGCTGTCCCAGGTCACGAGTGACCTGACCGTCCAGAGGCAGCGCCGCAGTGCGGCCCGCGATCATCAGAGCGTGGCAAGCCTCAACGAGGTGATCGCGCTTCTGGTGCGCCAGAGCCGCACCCTCGAAGGCGAGATTGCCTCGATGATCGATGACGATCCGCTCTGGGCCTGCCTCAACCAGGCCTTTCGCTCGATCAAGGGCGTGGCCAACCGTACCGTTGCCCGGCTGATGGCCGAATTGCCTGAGATCGGCCGGATCTCCAACAAGGCGATCGCCAAGCTGGCCGGCCTTGCGCCGATTGCCAACGACAGCGGCAAACGCAGCGGACATCGGCCGGTGCGCGGCGGGCGCTCCGGACCACGCGCCATTCTGTTCCTGGTTGGCGCCATCGCAGCCCGACACAATCCGCATCTGGCGGCATTCCAGCAAAGGTTGCAAAGCCAGGGCAAACCGAAAATGGTCATCCGCATCGCGCTCGCCCGAAAACTCCTGGTCATTCTCAATGCAAAAGCACGAGATGCGCGAAGAGAATTCGAACATGCAACTTGA